From Epinephelus fuscoguttatus linkage group LG17, E.fuscoguttatus.final_Chr_v1:
aacatgacgtATAAACACCTTTCTATGcgcaaaaaataaagatatcaCATGTTAATAGCGAACTTTAAAGTTGTTTAGAGAGAgctagctagctgtttccccctgattccagtctttatgctaagctaagttaaccATGGCCTAACTCCAGTTCCGTGCTTAACGCACAAACGTGAGAGTGGTCTCAATCTCCTcgtctaactctcagcaagaaagtgacaaagtgaatttctcaaaatgttgacttttttttttactctgaattagggttgcaacggtattatatttacatttaaaccgttttgttaatggaagtattATCTGTCCAGTTGTATTATTTTCAGTATCGTCAATAGGCAAATGATGATACAGTCATGAactgtcaacttttatatcatacCTTATACCTTGAGACCGGTATAACGCTGCAACCCTACTCTGAATAATCCCTCCTATACGCATCATTTGAGACCACGTCCTCACTTTGAAAGATTTACCTCATAAGTCTATCCTGATATCAATAATTTGACCCTCATCAGAACAGAAATACAagaacagacacactcacataaCTGGGATCCTGTACACTGTGCAAACAGTCTGAGCCTCAGAAAATCCATACATCAGCACTGCTGAAAAAACCCATCACCGGCTCAGAGTTCATGAAGTACTAACTGGACGATAGGGTTGCAAGTATGAAGTCTGAATCCAAGTATTGAAGCACTGCAGAGCATTTTGTCTTCAAGAAGCTCTGGCATGTCAAATATGTCTAAATCCAGAAGCTGGACCTTTCCAGCGTACCCCTCTCCAGCAGTTGGTGCTCTTCCGGTGCCCTTTGCTGGCTGCCAACCCTCGTTTCTTGCCTTTCTCTGTTTGACCTTTCTCTGTGTGGCTGGCGAAGAGGCCGCCTCTCCGAGGGAGGAAGACTCCGATGCTGACGGGGAGGAGGCTGTGAAGGGGGAGGGGGTCTGCGCTGCTGTCTTGGAGGTTCAGCATTCCGTCTTGGAGGTTCGCGGTGGCTTCTTGGTGGTTCCGTGTAGCGTGTTGGAGGTTCAGTGTAGCGAGAGGGAGCAGCTTCCTCCATCGGCCTCACCACATTGATCTGCACAAAGAGTAATTCATTTTTAATCCAAATTTTTGTGACTGTGTGAGTTTTTGTGAACTGTAGCTAATAGTTTAGGTTTGAGTGGAAATCTCACCGCTCTGCCAtagtctctttttctcttcctgtttggACAGCAAGGTAGACCCAGGAATGAAGCACAGACAGCAAAGCACCGGGCGGAAAACACCATCTGGATGACACAAGTCACGATCAGAGGCACCCACAGGATCAGAGTGGTACTCtggggagggatggaggagtgGAGTAAGTGGCAACCACCAGCTggaccataaaaaaaaacaatctgaggCAAGAGCAGCTTCCCACAGTCAGGTGTACAGTGTGGGTAATGATGTGATACACAGCCTTATTTTTCCTCAAACCACTGTGGAGCAAAAACACAGAACCAAATCCGTTTCAGTTTGCACAGGAGAGTCAGCATTGTGAATAAAATATGCAGAGCAGAGTGtatcaaagaaaaaatacacagaGGGAATTcaaagaaaaagagctgctgttTGTTAGGCATGCTGACTCGCAGACTACAAAGAGAACGAACATTTACAGTCCCAAGTTTGGAGCTTTCTTTGGAACTTGTGATGAAATATGCAGGAAGCAAAAAATAAACCTTGCATAACCATCATTACTGCCTCTAAGCAGCTATGAATACAGAACCAGAAGCCCAAACACTCATTCAGGTGATGTAATGGGCCCTCCAGCAGCTATATTGGAGGTCCCATGCTAATAAGCAGCTCCGAGTGAACAGCATGGTCTGCAGTCTCAGAGGACCACAAAGAAAAGTTAGTTGCTTCTGTGCTGACGCTGAGTTGGAACTGAGTTTCTGACTTTATCCAGAGGCAAAAACCAAAAGCGAGCACATCCAAAATGATACAAGTAATCCCTCGTTTTAGGAAAGCTAAACAGACTGAGTGTTTTATCTGGAATTTTATCTTCCAGATAAGTTGACTCCCCCTGGGAGTCTGTTAGAAACTGATTTTCTCACTTTATATCTCACtgattttctcctttttttttttttttttttttttagaattctTAAAATCATTAATATTGATATGAATGGTTGCCATGACTACAAAACAAAAGctcaaaatataataaacaagACTTTTCCTCAACTGTTGGTTAATTATGTCAGTATTTGGAGACATGTCTCGCTGCAGCCACATTCAGTTTGAAGCCTACACGACACAACCATACAAACCGTGCCCGCCACTAGcacaagacaaacccaccaacGCAACCGTTATTTGAACCCTGCTACAACGTTACATTGTAGTGACTAAATATGAAGCCAAACATAGCAGTAATCCACCTTATGAGTAACAAGATGTAACCCTTACCCTAACCCAACAAGATaataagaggtgaaacatcttttaagacaaaactaagtccagttacgctcgattcaattgccttgagataactatgacctggaaaaatgagaatatccacaggcataATGCTCTGCTAATTTCAGTAGGGGTAACATTATTAAATTGTGCAGCTCTTTAAGACTTCTGAATGTTATCTGAATAGACTGAAtagatcaaatcctgatagtgaaacaagtcattttgcaggggatGTGACGCTGAAAAATGCGATGAGGTCATCTTGGGTCACAGGGCATCATGTGGCATATCCCAGAAactgcagtaccactgtttggacACTATaaaaactggcttcaaagccccgctaacttcctgggggcctgattTGGACAGCTTATTACTGCTGTTAGCTGCATACAAGCTAAAGATAGCAGGAGAAGTTACTACAAGTAGATATAGCTGCAGGTTGAGCATGGATGTATAatgagaactggatacagcgtcaGAGGCTGGGCCCTGTTCATTGCTATAaatgttgctcagtggtgcattaaGTCAAAAAGCTCAATCTCCGCACTATGAAATTACCCAGAGCCCCGAGTAGGTACACAAGAGACAGTGTGATGACAGACAGCACTGTAACCGCGCCGATTGCATGACACCAGTCCCCTATTCAATAATGACACGAGTTAAAACCCTCCCACCGTCGCTGTGTGTCACAAAGAGATGACCTAATGTAAACAGATGCTGTCAGGGGCTGTACATCTGCCTAATGATGTGTGTGCTACCAATGGATGAAATCTGACACTGAGCTATAACTCAAAGGCGACGCTGTATGCATTTACAGTGGCGCTGCCATTAACCCCTTACATCAATAGCTCTAGCTTCAGATAAAGGTCACCTAACTGACAAATTGTAGACTACTAGCCATGCTAAAATGCCAAAGTCGTGTGATGGTGTGGCTGCAGCTGTGAAGCTGAGCGGGTGTGACAGTCCATCTGTGGCACACTGAAACAGGACAGAGCCTGAAGTGGACCGACAGGGTCAGGTCAGCATTTCTGCCACCAGCCCACCGGCTGCACAGTGTGACTGACTGAGTGACAGAAAAGACAGACACCCAGCCTCACGCTCCCTCCTTCTCCCACACCCTctgtatacatacacacacacacaaaaggggCACAGCCACATGGCTCTGTTGTGTATATGCAGCCGTGACAATGGTCAGCTGTTCAAAGAGCCAGCCTCCGCAGAAAAGGTCACAGTTCACGCCTTGATCTCAGCGTCTGTCGCACACACTAATACACTCACGTAGATGCGTGTGGGGTCAAAAGGACACTCGTTGGTGATGCTGGAGTAGCCAATGGCATCGGGGAAGCGGCAGTGAGTCAGGAGGCTTCGCCCGCCGTGAATGATGGCCCTCACCACAGATATGAAGAGTCCgatggctgaggctgctgccatGAGAGCCGCAGCCAGACCAACCATGAAAAGGGACCACGTCTGTGGGGGAACAGAAGGACAGACAAGGAAAACAATCAGGGATCAAAACCATGATGGCTGAGAAGATTAAGCTTAAGTTGCAAAAGTGGGGCAACAGTAAGCACATGAGAGGAGAGCAAAGAATAAACAACATTAATATGGAGAGAGGAAATGTGTTAGGGTAATGTGTTTGTTATCACTGGAAAACATGGACAGGGGGATCATTAATTCCTGATTTTGGACACTTTGACAGGCGTCATCTCACTTATACTATGCTCACTAatcaaagtaaaagaaaatacatattttcttgCATTTTGCAATCAAAATCTAAAGTTTCCCTGGTAACACCTTGGGATTTGACTAATACCTGGAATAATCATTACCATCCCATGAGGGTGTTATGCAATGGAAATGTTGTTTGCGTCTCCAACAAACAGGACGAACCTTAAAAACAACTTGGCAGTAGATGATATTTCTAGTCTGCTCAGCTCACAGCACCCTTTGGCTAAGCTATAAGCCAAAAAGCTAACACTGCGCTAGCAAGATTCAAAGTCATAACATCATGTACGGCTGacaaacagtaaatataatATGACAATGTGTTCAACAACAAGACGAGCCAACTATCCAGACATGTCACAATCCCCAGACACAGTCACTGGAACTACTTTGTAGGTGTCTTAAATCAGGAATGAGTGGACACGCAGGCGATCACAATTGAGTATTCCATTAAGATAGCTTTCCAACATAATGCAAGAactgatgaaaaataaagtcactaacatgcaaaaacaaaagtatgtgaccatttttttttgtaaaacatttgaacagtgtcatttactgtgagcttcttttttcctgaaagATTTTTGAGGGTTTGTGATAACCTGACGATCTCTACACTAAACTGAGTTTAAAGGATgaagttattttatattttacatattgccgatttccatgaaaagaccaaaacgaACAATGAATTGATCCTGTGAGCTGAAATGATAAGTTGATAAGTCAGTTGACAGAAAAACTACtattaaatattgaaaaaatgtcaaacgTTCTCAGGCTGCAGCCTCCCAAACTGCAGGACTTGCTGCTTCTCACCAGTATTGAAGGGTAAAGTGAACATCTCTGTGTTTGGGCCGtttggtcaaacaaaacaacacacatgaaGACATTACCGTGGGCTCTACGAAGTTGTGATGAGCATTTTGGgctacatttattttcatgaatATGGCCACTGTGGTTTGAGTCAATTacttagcttttttttttttttttttaacaacaaataGTCTTGGCAAAGATAGGATAGGGATGTCTAAAACAAGGCGAGACTACTGACTGGTTTTGGTCATTTAATAGCCGTAGCCAAACTCCCAGTAAGAAGTTGCAACATTAGAAACCAAAGCTATCAGCTATGACAAATAATATGCGAGTACAAAAACAGTGAACCTATCCTTTAATACATTTACAGAAGGTGAGACATGAGTACAGAAAGTCTGTAGACATTTAAATTGAGAAGATGACTGAGCGGCTGAGTCGAAACTTGATAAGAACACTAAGAAATAATGGACGTAGAGAGATTACAAGCTGTAGTAGCCACTACGTGTGATAAAGGACTGTGTTAACATAAAAAAGGGAGTGTTAAGCTTACTTGTTATTCATGCAATGTGATGCCTGGATTATTGAAAAAGATAACAAGACGGATGAGGAGTTTAACTGCTGCTTTGCCCAGATCACGGTTGCTCTCACTAACAAAGGGAACGGGGAGTGGTTTATCGCGGCAGGTACGCCCGCGCTTACTCATTCTGTTCAGCTTGCTGCCTCGTCAGTCCCGTCTGAGCAGCCTGACAGCTGATTGAGTAAACACACAGGAGAAGCCGTGCTGCATGACCGGAGGGAGAGCGGAACAAACACCGAAACTATTCCAGCTCTGCAGGCTCCGATTCAGACACCCGAGGCAACGTGCAGGAGCTCAAAGGGGGTTTTTAATGTCCTCCTGACTGGATAGACTGAGACCAAAGCTGAGAATAATCTATGAAAATATCAAAGAGAAAAGCAAGGTGCGTGCAGTGCAGGCAGACAGATCAAACTTAGCAGAGAGTGCCTTGACAATACTGATCTGGCAATGTAGGAGGGATCAATGGAAAGAGAAGAGACAGTGAGAGCAGCAGGGGAAAGGACTGACAGCAGGCTGTTTATAGGAAAAACATAAGTGATACTAACCAGGCCTCGACTCTTCTTGTTTTTAGACAGGACAATAGCCAGAATGCCGACAACAACTCCCTGCAGAGACGAGACAGCAGGGATTTAAACAAAATTCATATTGCTCAACTGCAACCACATATTTCTCACCCAGTCTGATGTACCCAAGGTCGTAAAACAACGAAAGTCAAAACTTGATTCTGTCAACACCACAGCTGTGCTTACACTACAAGCATTTCAAATATGTCGTTAAGCGTCTTTGTGTGCTTTGAAAGTTGTTTTTGCAAAGCCTGTGGAAAAACAACTCATCATAGAATTGCCCTTAATTGACcgtttgctaagccccgcccctttgtgaagGTCGGTCAAGCTGCGGCAGCTAGCATGGAGCCTGCACTGTCCAACTGCAATACCTGAAGAAATATGAATTGTTTGTGAAAAAATGGCGatatcagagagaagcagacagaatgTGTGTCGCATTACGTTTGAAGGATATGTCTAGGGtggtaaaaatataaataaagaagCTAAATCCTGTCGATGAATGTGTGAGAGTTGAATCACCACATCACCTGGTGATCGAAACAAAAGATGAAaggtgtttggcttccccccTGTGCTGCCAGTGCCCACACCTCTGCCAGCAGATGGGCAGGGAGCTCCCGGGGAAGTAAGTAAAGTCAAGAAAGTAAAAATGAATTATAAAGCGCTTTTCATAGACTTAAGTCACACAGTGCTTCCCAGGGGAATTATacaacaaaagagaaaacataATGTCACTGCAGCGCGTTcaactgcacacactgcgatgacacagacCTAGTTGAAAATTGGCCAAGTTTCCCTACTTCCCTCCTCTGTTCCTGTAAAGCAGAGTAGGTCTTTTGCACTGTTCCAATTATTTAAATGCAAAAGCAGCATTTGTATATTTAGTATACCTTCAGTAGCTGGtagggatggtggatgatgcAAGAGTACTCGATTTGGACATCAGTATTCGTTCAACATATCGagttattatatttttaattttcttttgctTTGCATGAGAGAATACATATAACAGATACATGTAAATTCAACCTGTTCtatattaaaatgtttcttGGACAGGACGCAGTTCTCTCACCGCTACCTATGAATATCTGCAAAGATATTGATAGCAAAAATGACAGATCTAAGCAGCTACAGGTAAGGATCAACATTTTCAGTCAGACATTATTCGATCTAACATTATAGGCAGAATGTAGACCAGGCATAAGAGTGATGTCTGGAAGtatttcaacaaaataaactaaattaaTGTGCAGTGTGAGTTATGTGATGTTAAACTTGCATATAGCTGATCACTACAGTCTTTGCAGTGCCGAAACATTGGCTATCCCCTAACCCCTACCTGTATTTTCATTTGGGTGTTCATTTAGGGTCCTGTTCTTATGCATTTTGTTTCGTTTTCATGTTTGAGTACTCGAGTACTCGATCACAATTCAATGCCAATACTCAAATATGGAAATTACTTATATTGCCCATACCCagtagctagcttgctaacgctacacttttcagggtttgagtTTGGTTTTGGAGTGAGAAGAAAACATCTCCTTCCAACATCTCCGGGTAACAGGTATCACTGCAACACATTTACCCATGACTTACTCtacatccacaaaaccagcctgaaaatgaagaaaatctgaAACGAGCACAGCCGTTGGTCGGAGCTGGCcgatgctacactatgactgaCCAGACTGTGTCCCGGGGGcagggcttagcaaagggtcaactGTCACACAAATCTGTGACTGAACAAACAATAATAttctacatttttaaaatgggaGAATACACATGTACTTCCTGTGTACATAAAGAGTTTTCCAAGGGCTCTATGTTTAAGAAAGTGGTTTTACAAGTAAAAGTGGTTTTACAAGTTGCCCTAATGACTAGAAGGATCCAGTGAGGCACAAGCCCAAAGAACCCTTTGTTGCAATATTGATTTTTGTATTTAGAAAGTTTCTGCAGTACTTTATGATCAATTCTAGGTTTACTTTAAATGCATTTGTCGCTTGTGGTCTGCGGGGTGCAACCACAGCCCTGATGGAAAACTCCACAACTTGAAATTGCAAAGTCTGACACAGAGTGCTGAAATGAAATTGCTTTTCTTCATGGTTTGTTtatgtgtctgttttttctctgtctaaTGGACATAATGTCGAAAACGTTGTCTTCCCCTTATTCTCAGTAATATTCCCACAGATGCCATCCCGTCCTGATAACTGCAGGATTAGCACACATCTTACACGGCTATAGACTCACTATAAGCCCAGAGGTGAGCGCGACCACATTAGAGATGGCGTACTCCATGGCCCGGGCCTGCTTGTGCAGGTTGATGTGTCTGAGCACCACACCGTGCACCAGCGCTCCGAGCAGGAAGTTCACGTGACCGATGAGGACCATGCTCAGACCCATCTTCATCAGGGTCttgggctcctccaggctggcACAACACAGTCCTGAGGAGAGGAAGCAAGTTAATGTACAGAGCCATGATACTAAACAGAGAGCGACAGAGATTTCAGGCGATGTTACGTCATCCATGTTGTCCACGTTGTATTGATCAGAAACACGAGGCCCGGGTCAAAACCACAGCGGAGATGTCACTTGTATTAATGATTAGCTGCTAAACACATAACTATAGAACAGATCGGAGTAAAGTCAGTGAACAGAAGTAGTAGACAGAGATATTTCATTGTGCTGTGTCCGCAGCCTCTCATCCACCGTCACTAACATTATGctttacacaaggacagcatgATAGTTTGGCTGATAGTGAATTGTTATCTGAAGATTGGGCAGATACGTTTAAACTAAGCTgctggctcacacacacacacacacacacacacacacagtccctcctccctctaccagcactaatgttacctgcacacagtgaatcacatcagcagagagacagcaggacagaggacagaaggacaggaagacaggaggacagagggaatGACTTACAGtgacagtaaaaactaaacttctcttagtattgtgatgtcaggaatagTATTTATATAGTggctttgctgttgtaaaaattacttttgctgctctagaaacaacattcagatatatttaaaatattcaataatcctgaatttattttctttaaattaatgtattttctgaaaagcaattatttagttatatttattattattttaaatgaaaaggAACCGTTgcggcagggttcaccctggacaggtcaccagactctcacagggctgacacataagccccttttacactgccagatttttggcgaatgttgggccgttttgccggcaagctgcgagcgtttagacacacagagccggattggcgagttgatccgaggtgccctaTCTTCCGCCTTGTAGAGGTAAACATACTGGTGGatcctttttggtttaaacagaccgaggtggccttccgccacgtgaggggctgttgatgacttgtgggaggagctgttgatgacgccgcacgtgcgagccactggcggtggataaacaggaaacagctgatagcaggaattagcgagcagctagtagcaagagggaaacacaaacctgacagacactgtaaagatgagcaactggggagacaaggaattgcacgccgtttacgtcacacactgagctacacgttttgttacttgctcacgccccccattgccccgaaaaaggcacattctgtataaacaaaagtaggtaggcggcattttgctgcactccccgattttgtttttatactgccaatgctgaaaaaagactgattgggctttcctgcaaatttgcacaattcctgtttaaaaagggctttagagacagacaaccattcacactcacgttcacacctacggacaatttagagtcaccaattaacctgcatgtctttggactgtgggaggaagctggagcacctggaggaaacctacACGGACAGAGGGACTCCCCCCACCCCCGGTGCGAACCGCCCACCCTGAGTTCAAaccaggaatcctcttgctgtgaggccacagtgctaaccacagctccacccttgATACGAGGAGTAGGATGGATAAAATCTTAACGATACTCACccctagtagtagtagtggtaccACCTCTAGTCCTGGCAATACAGTTCACCTTAATGTGTCATCAGTGAGCGATCATCATTGATCACGACAGAGCATTTATTAGTGGGGGAGTGGAGAGTATGTGGATTATTACGGTTTATTTGTGTGGATTTGTCATTAGCTCTTGTTTGTAATGAATCCAGTAATCATAAATAGATGCTAataatgggggggggggggggcaggggaAGCTTGCCTGGGGCACCAAATGTTATGAGTCTGGCACTGACAGTGTAGTGTTCTTATGCTCAACACATGTAAAGTAACTCAGGCCACACTGTGCGTGCTCATGCCTGTTAACATCTCACATTAAACCTAAAACCTAAATTTCTCAGAACACAGACACCTTGCGAAGCAAATGTCATCTGAAAAGTAACAAACTAAAACTCTGAGCTGAATGTTTTGAGTTCCCCCTCTGGATTCGTGTGTTTATGCAAAGGACTCAACTCCATTTGAACCTGCTGCTCCCATCCTCACTCGACAAGACGGTTTCACATCTGAGTATCTGGTGAACATTTCTTGCTTTTACCGAGACAAACCCATGCAGAGCAAAGGTGACGATTTGGATTTCACACCAGCCTTCACACTGTTCAGCCTCACATCCTGCAGCCATGTGGAACAAAGGATGTGTCTTCAGATGGATCACAAGAACAATTTGCAGTTTcatttctcatttaaagcacTGGGAATCATCAGGAGCACGACTTTGGTACAGAGGTTGTTGAAACTGTCTCAGCCTGCCAGGAAACCTTTTCTAACTTCTGAAGGGATTTAGACGAAATAGAAGTATTGAATTGATAACACAGTTTCAAAGCTTTCCTCCCAACACACCACAGCTCATCACCTCCACAGCAGTGTGCCACACCACACCCAAACAAACAATCCGAAAGTTTGTTGtgtgaaacaaacacatgtctgcagtttacattcatttaaataaaccTCACAGGCATGTTCATTACCTGTATCGGCCATCTCTCTCAGGTCACCATTCGCTTAAACTGACGGTGGGGATCGGCTGTGGAGTTTATCAGCGTGTCTTCTCTTCTGTCCAAACGAAGCACCTCAgtcctgtctgtcagtctgtcagtctgtcagcagGACGCACACTGAGTCCTCTgcgcttttatttttttcaaaataaaatccaatttatttaaaaatatattcctAGAAGTGTATTAAACGCGACAAGCACTATAGTATACTTATCACAACAcctgtttgttgctgtttgaaGAGTTTAATAACTCCCATTAACTGGATTTCCTCAAGCAATATCATGTAGCAGGTGAAAGTTAGAAAAATGGAAAGAAGGGAGGCAATAATGCAAAAGTTTAAGCAAAATTACAAAAGTTAGGATTTTGTTTGAGTATAATCTGTTGTAAATTAATACTGCAAATATGCTTTATCTCTTACGGTCCTCCTTTAAGTGCTCTCCAACAGATATTTCAACTGTAGGAATacatttcatgcttttattttgaaaacaaagtCGCTAATTCACCTGTTTAATTTTGTAAACCTTGATCATAGGCATGCACTTGTTAGTTAGCacctccctgattttgtttgtttgttttctgttggtaTTTCCGTGGTAGGgaaaatttaattttttgctAAATGTGATACTTGAGGACAGTTCTGAAATATGCTCGTTATGGTGCCAACAACTGGATCAAAGCCTGGGAAAGAGAAATAATTGTGCTTTTTTAAGATCTGATCACATTATCAAAGATACTAAAGAGCGCCACAGATATAGTTTAgaaatatttatgaatgcagaatTGCCTAAGCAGTGCAAATAATATACAATCACAAAAAATAACTCTTGGAGAATTCATTGCCATGTTTTCTGAAGGCTTCGCGTCCTTCACATGATAGTGCAGTATGCCTTTGGTGCCACCAGGTGGAGAAACGGAGCCATTGAAGTAGGAGAAAGCAAATCTTACCCATGACCATGTGTTTGCTGTGGTTTTATTATTTAGTTGAAAGCAAAAATAACTCAAATTTCAGTACTTTGACACCATTTTAGGCAGtacaagaaacaaacaatgtCAGCTTTGGTTGGTTTGGGTATACTACAAATAATAACTCCCACGTGGATCATTTTGTACCCAAGACATTTTGGAACGTCACATTGTGGTTTTTCAGATTTATTCTAAACAAGTTGCATCCACCAGCTACATCTTTATTGGTTCACTTTAGTCTACTGCACCCATTTATATCTGCCCTGCTCGTTGTAGGTTCACTGAAGATGTCTACGCCGAACACACATTTGACAAAGTACCCAATTACAAAAAATATCCTGAATGATACGCAGGTGATCAGTTTAATATGTATGAATATGTGGCACATTATTGCCAAAATGACAGTGGTCACAAATTCAAGCAATCCTTCAATTCTTCATTTAATGATTGATTAGTTCATGATGTACAGCAGCTCAAATGATTCAGCCTTCTTCTGGCGCAGAGCATCGGATCGTTTGTGTCAAAAtacaatatatttatattacatATAAAATTATAGATAAAATTActctttaaatgaaaatatcCTCAATGGGGAAAAAGGATCACATATTGTAAGTCAAACATTTGTTTATACTTGGTTTCCAGCTATGATGTAAGAGATGACTTGCAGCCATCACAGTCCCTATTAGGGTGGACCTTTCTAGATGAAGTCTGAATGCTGCCTCGTTGTTTGAGGTTCACCATGCGGGCAGTGATCAGATAGAAAATCTCACAGATGTTGAGCACCACGCACACGACGGATGCTCCCACCATGAAGTAGGTGAAAATGGTCTTCTCAGTGGGCCGGGATATGTAGCAGTCCAC
This genomic window contains:
- the tmem54b gene encoding transmembrane protein 54b isoform X2, with protein sequence MADTGLCCASLEEPKTLMKMGLSMVLIGHVNFLLGALVHGVVLRHINLHKQARAMEYAISNVVALTSGLIGVVVGILAIVLSKNKKSRGLTWSLFMVGLAAALMAAASAIGLFISVVRAIIHGGRSLLTHCRFPDAIGYSSITNECPFDPTRIYWFEEK
- the tmem54b gene encoding transmembrane protein 54b isoform X1; translated protein: MADTGLCCASLEEPKTLMKMGLSMVLIGHVNFLLGALVHGVVLRHINLHKQARAMEYAISNVVALTSGLIGVVVGILAIVLSKNKKSRGLTWSLFMVGLAAALMAAASAIGLFISVVRAIIHGGRSLLTHCRFPDAIGYSSITNECPFDPTRIYSTTLILWVPLIVTCVIQMVFSARCFAVCASFLGLPCCPNRKRKRDYGRAINVVRPMEEAAPSRYTEPPTRYTEPPRSHREPPRRNAEPPRQQRRPPPPSQPPPRQHRSLPPSERRPLRQPHRERSNRERQETRVGSQQRAPEEHQLLERGTLERSSFWI